The Populus alba chromosome 6, ASM523922v2, whole genome shotgun sequence genome contains a region encoding:
- the LOC118053203 gene encoding pentatricopeptide repeat-containing protein At5g27110, whose translation MNALLPAISLPCFSKPQQPFPPLKPKPPSTTFPSSFKPLKHSNSNKTQTPKLKTTQNCTNISLASPSEETLLSSDWPQLLKISIGSKDFLLGKAIHACLVKLASQNDPFEGNNLINLYAKFNRLDLAWKVFDEMLVRNTITWTSLIKGCLENGDFVSGFSVVCDMCEFGEKFNEHTCVVILQACSETGDVVLGEQIHGFVIKSGFEENVFVGTSLISMYSRSGNFDEAEKVFTGVGCKDLRCLNCMILEYGKAGYEKRAIGVFIYLISVGLDPNDYTFTNIISTCNVEEGKQLHGLAVKYGVLLQTSVGNAVITMYGENGMVEEAARMFSVMNKKNLISWTALISGYTRNGYGEKAVDGFLELRGCGVECDSGLLATILDGCSECKNLVLGTQIHGLVIKLGFPCDLYIGTALIDLYAKCKNLQSARTVFNGLSPRSTASFNAILVGFIENDSNEEDPMVFLSQLRLAGIKPDSVSFSRLLCLSANQASLVKGRGLHAYSIKTGFAGDISVSNALITMYAKCGIVEDAYQAFNSMSANDCISWNAIISAYSLHGHGEKALLLYQEMEEKGFTPDEITILVILQACTYSGLSEDGLHLFNTMESKYGIQPLLEHYACMVDLLGRAGYLSQAMDIINRSPFSESTLLWRTLVNVCMLCGDLNLGKLASKHLLDLSPDEAGSYVLVSNMYAGEGMIDEASKVRTTMKDLKLSKEAGSSWVEIDNMVHYFVASGTDHPASIEIYARLDLLRNEMRGTYVSKADLNLI comes from the coding sequence ATGAATGCCCTTCTCCCCGCCATTTCCCTTCCCTGTTTCTCAAAACCCCAACAACCTTTCCCGCCATTGAAACCAAAACCACCCAGCACCACCTTCCCCTCCTCCTTTAAACCCCTAAAacacagcaacagcaacaaaacacaaaccccaaaactaaaaacaactCAGAACTGCACTAATATCTCTTTGGCATCTCCTTCTGAAGAGACCCTTCTATCTAGTGACTGGCCTCAGCTCCTAAAAATCTCAATTGGGTCTAAAGATTTCTTGTTAGGCAAGGCAATCCATGCCTGCTTAGTAAAACTAGCCTCCCAAAATGACCCATTTGAAGGCAATAATCTTATTAATCTGTATGCGAAATTTAACAGATTGGATCTGGCATGGaaggtgtttgatgaaatgcttGTTAGAAACACTATTACTTGGACTTCACTAATAAAAGGGTGTCTAGAGAATGGAGATTTTGTTTCTGGCTTTAGTGTTGTTTGTGATATGTGTGAATTTGGAGAGAAGTTTAATGAGCATACTTGCGTGGTGATTTTACAGGCTTGTAGCGAGACAGGGGATGTGGTATTAGGGGAACAAATTCAtggttttgtaataaaaagtGGGTTTGAAGAGAATGTTTTTGTTGGCACTTCATTGATTTCTATGTACTCAAGAAGCGGGAATTTTGATGAGGCAGAGAAAGTGTTTACTGGTGTCGGTTGTAAAGATCTTCGGTGTTTAAATTGTATGATTTTGGAATATGGGAAGGCTGGATATGAGAAGAGGGCTATTGGGGTTTTTATATATCTGATAAGTGTTGGTTTGGATCCTAATGATTATACTTTCACTAACATAATTAGTACTTGCAATGTAGAGGAGGGTAAGCAACTACATGGGCTTGCTGTAAAGTATGGTGTTTTGCTTCAAACTTCGGTGGGAAATGCAGTTATTACTATGTATGGGGAAAATGGAATGGTTGAGGAGGCAGCGAGAATGTTTTCTGTGATGAATAAGAAGAATTTGATTTCTTGGACTGCCTTAATATCAGGCTACACAAGGAATGGATATGGTGAAAAGGCTGTTGATGGTTTTCTGGAATTGCGTGGTTGTGGTGTTGAATGTGATTCTGGTTTGTTAGCTACAATTCTTGATGGCTGCTCAGAATGCAAAAACTTGGTATTGGGAACTCAAATTCATGGATTAGTGATCAAGCTTGGTTTTCCCTGTGATCTTTATATTGGGACTGCTTTAATAGATTTATATGCCAAATGCAAGAACTTGCAGTCTGCAAGAACAGTTTTTAATGGTCTTTCCCCAAGGAGCACTGCTTCTTTCAATGCCATTCTAGTGGGATTTATTGAGAATGATAGCAACGAAGAAGATCCCATGGTTTTTCTTAGTCAGCTGAGACTGGCTGGTATTAAACCAGATTCAGTGAGTTTTTCACGGCTTCTATGTTTATCTGCCAATCAAGCTTCTTTAGTAAAAGGGAGAGGTCTCCATGCATATTCTATCAAAACAGGATTTGCAGGCGATATTTCAGTATCCAATGCTTTAATTACCATGTATGCCAAATGTGGAATTGTTGAGGATGCTTATCAAGCATTTAATTCAATGAGCGCTAATGATTGCATTTCTTGGAATGCCATAATCTCGGCTTACTCTCTTCATGGTCACGGTGAAAAGGCCTTATTGCTATATCAAGAGATGGAGGAGAAAGGGTTTACTCCTGATGAGATCACGATATTGGTCATCCTTCAAGCTTGCACTTATTCAGGTTTGTCGGAAGATGGATTACACCTATTCAACACAATGGAATCAAAATATGGGATTCAGCCATTGCTTGAGCACTATGCTTGTATGGTTGATCTTTTGGGCCGGGCTGGCTATTTATCACAAGCCATGGATATTATTAACAGAAGTCCCTTTTCAGAGTCAACTTTGCTTTGGAGAACTTTGGTCAATGTGTGTATGTTGTGCGGGGATCTGAATCTTGGCAAGTTAGCTTCAAAACATTTACTTGATTTGTCACCTGATGAGGCAGGTTCTTATGTACTTGTTTCAAATATGTATGCTGGTGAAGGAATGATAGATGAGGCATCGAAGGTTAGAACAACTATGAAAGACTTGAAGTTGAGTAAAGAAGCAGGCAGTAGCTGGGTTGAGATTGATAACATGGTCCATTATTTCGTGGCAAGTGGCACTGACCATCCAGCAAGTATAGAAATTTATGCAAGATTGGATCTATTAAGGAATGAAATGAGAGGGACATATGTTAGCAAAGCTGATCTCAATCTAATTTAA